TCTTTAACTGGGGTGTGATAAGGTACAGACTGAGTTTGCTTTCCAGCATCATGGCAATTGGaggtgaaatctaattatttcAGCTCTAAATAGAAATATCTTAGATCTGatcttcagaagtgctgaatttTGAGTTGGCATTGTGGATTTACAGTCCCTATGAAATTCAGGCCCTTAATCTAATTCAAAAGACAAGTTTTTTGTCGTGATGCAGCAGCATGTAGGATTGTAGCTGACGGTAGGTCAGCTGCTAACAAAAATCTTTCGCAGCAAAACTGAGCATGAAACTACTTTTGTCTACCACAAGACAGACTAAATATCTCTTCAGAAAGAGATCACTATTGGGGTGTAGGTGGATGGCTTTTCAAGTACTGTGTATAATGAAGATATGAATAGACTAACTTCCTGGATGTATATATAGCCTGTGCTCTGTGATAACAGTGAAATCTGacttaatatttttctttcccctccagcTTCTTTGGAGAAGATCAAACTCTAAAATGGCAGGCAAAGGAAGTAATACTGATTGCATGTCATGCAGTGTACTGAGCTGGGAGCAGGTCAGCCGTCTGCATGAGGTTCTGACAGAGGTGGTCCCAATCCATGGACGGGGCAACTTCCCAACACTGAAAATAACCCTGAAGGACATTGTTCAGACTGTTCGCAACAGACTGGATGAGGCAGGCATCCAAGTACACGATGTCCGGCTGAATGGTTCTGCAGCTGGTCACGTCTTGGTCAAGGATAATGGACTGGGTTGCAAAGATCTGGACCTAATTTTTCAAGTGTCCCTTCCAACTGAAGCTGAGTTTCAGCTAGTCCGAGATGTGGTGTTGCGGTCCCTCTTAAACTTCTTGCCAGAGGGGGTGAGCAAACTAAAAATCAGCCCAATGACACTGAAAGAAGCCTACATCCAGAAGCTAGTGAAAGTATCCACAGAGACGGACCGATGGAGCTTAATATCACTCTCCAACAAACATGGCAGGAATGTAGAGCTGAAGTTTGTAGATCGCATACGACGACAGTTTGAGTTCAGTGTGGACTCCTTCCAAATCATACTAGATGCCTTGCTTTTTTACTATGACTGCTCAGAAAATCCGATGTCGGAGCACTTCCATCCAACTGTAATTGGAGAGAGTATGTATGGAGACTTTGAGGCAGCCTTTGACCACCTCCGAAACAGACTGATAGCTACCAAGAATCCTGAGGAGATCAGAGGTGGTGGGCTCCTGAAGTACAGCAACCTCTTAGTGCGGGATTTCCAGCCTATGGACAAGGAGGAGATTAAAACTCTAGAGCGCTACATGTGCTCCCGGTTCTTCATAGACTTCCCTGACATCCTGGATCAGCAGCGCAAACTGGAGACTTACCTCCAGAACCACTTCTCCAAAGAGGAGAGAAGCAAATATGACTATCTCATGATCCTGCGCAGGGTGGTAAATTCAAGCACAGTGTGCCTCATGGGACATGAGCGGAGACAGACTCTCAACCTGATCTCGCTGCTAGCACTTAGAGTGTTGGCAGAACAAAACATCATACCTAATGCCACTAATGTTACCTGTTATTATCAGCCAGCACCCTATGTCAGCGATGGGAACTTCAGCAACTACTATATTGCAAACTCTCCCATCCCCTATAGCCAGTCTTATCCCACCTGGCTGCCTTGTAACTAATCTCTAACTTGAGCATTTCTTAAATGGAATCTTGTGGTGGGAACCATTAATCACCAGAGGCTTTCTAAAGGGAATCTGTGGCTTACCTCTGGCTCTGCTGTTTCCCTGGTGTGCAGTGTGATCACACCACTAGGttcctggctttaaaaaaaaaaaaagcaccttcAGGACCCTCTGTACAAAAGCCACAAGAAGCCTTATTGCCCTTTTGTTAGGGGAAGGGATCCTATGGCCTCATGTTTGGAATTAGTTAGTTATAAATTTTTGAGGACATGGCTGTTGCACATTTGATTTAGGTACTGTAATACAGCTGCATACTGAGAGGAAACTGAGAATAACTTGTACAGAACCAAAGACATTCTGTCCTAGAGCAGCAACAAGATCATTCTGTGTGTTCCTTATTGCCTCCCCTGCTCACTTTACACTCCCTCAGTCTCAAGTCCTGGTCAGTTTTTTCCATTGGAAGCTCTTGCATAAGCTGTTCCCCCTAACAGCTCATGCTGTGCATGAGCATCTTGTACTTTCTGGCTTTACAGAATGGCTCACTGTAGGGACACTGTCCTTTTTCATGGGGGGGCTCCAGAATTTACTGGTTCCTGCAGTAGCTGTGTATTGCTTTTCTAGAGTTgaaaattgatttcttgaggagtTTGACAGTGGGGCAGGTTTGAAATACTCTTTGGGTGTCAAGTTTCAGAAGAGAATTTCTCAGCTGACCAATTCCCCAGAATGTTAACTCATATGTACTAAAGACTGAAGT
The nucleotide sequence above comes from Caretta caretta isolate rCarCar2 chromosome 1, rCarCar1.hap1, whole genome shotgun sequence. Encoded proteins:
- the TENT5C gene encoding terminal nucleotidyltransferase 5C — translated: MAGKGSNTDCMSCSVLSWEQVSRLHEVLTEVVPIHGRGNFPTLKITLKDIVQTVRNRLDEAGIQVHDVRLNGSAAGHVLVKDNGLGCKDLDLIFQVSLPTEAEFQLVRDVVLRSLLNFLPEGVSKLKISPMTLKEAYIQKLVKVSTETDRWSLISLSNKHGRNVELKFVDRIRRQFEFSVDSFQIILDALLFYYDCSENPMSEHFHPTVIGESMYGDFEAAFDHLRNRLIATKNPEEIRGGGLLKYSNLLVRDFQPMDKEEIKTLERYMCSRFFIDFPDILDQQRKLETYLQNHFSKEERSKYDYLMILRRVVNSSTVCLMGHERRQTLNLISLLALRVLAEQNIIPNATNVTCYYQPAPYVSDGNFSNYYIANSPIPYSQSYPTWLPCN